CGCACCGACGCCTCCGCGTAGTGCTCGGTGAAGGACGGGTCCTGGGGTGGGACGTTCGTCAGGGATTGGGCGTCCGCGAGACGGTTCTCCTCCAGGGCCCGGGCATAGGCCGATGCCACCTCACTGGGACCGGGAGTGTGAGCGCAGCCGGTGGCCGCCAGGGCGGCCGCGAGGGACAGGCAGTGGAGGACGCGGGAGACGGTGGAGGACATGGGAACACGGGACCTTGGGATGACCCTCACCCTGGCCCTCTCCCAGAGGGAGAGGGGATTCGCACGGTGAACTGGATGGCACCCGGGGGTCGACAGGTGGCGCAGTAGACGTCGCCCTCATACGCGAAGGCGTCCCGCGGCTGCATCCCCCTCCTGCACGCCGAGCACCTCAGCGGGGCCGCCGGTTGACTCTCTCCCGCCGGCCTCGCCTGGGGATTCGTCACTCCCTCCAACAGCTCGAACTCGCCCGCGTCCAGCCACACGCCCTCGCATCGCGGGCACACGTCGATGGCACAGGCGCTCGTCACCACCAGCGCCAGCCTCGAGCCGCACGACGGGCAGCTCACCGGCTCGCTCCGGCACGTGGCGCATGCGTCCTGCTCTCGCGCCACCAGGTGGCCCCGCTTCCGGCACCGCGAGGGCGCCCGCCGCGCCGCTTCCAGGAACATGCGCGTCGGTGGTCTGTCCGGAAAGCGATCCAGCTCCCCCGCGTCGAACCACAGCCCGTGACAGCGGGGACAGGTGTCCACTTCCACGTCCGAGACGCGCAGGGGCCGCAGCAGCTCGTTCTCGCAGAGGGGACAGGGGCGCGCCATGCGGGGCCGAGGTTACTCGAAACGCTCCCCTCCCCCGAAGCCCTGGAGATCCCAGGCCGTCGGGCAGAAGGCATACACGCCCGTCAGGGCTCCTCCCATCAACAGTTTCAGCAGCGACAGGCGCCGATCCGCGCCGCCGAAGAGCCGCAGATCGAAGCGCTCCGCAGGCACCTTCGCCAGATCCATCGCGTACCGGCATGCCTCCTCGAAGCCCCCCGTCTTGTCCACCAGCCCCACCCCCTGCGCGCGCGTGCCGCTGTACACCCGCCCCTCCGCCAGCTGGTGGATCTCCTCCTTCGTCCGGCCTCGCGCCTTCGCCACGTGCTCGAGGAACGCCTGGTAGATCTCCTCCACCTCCGCCTCCATCGAGGCCCGCTCGTGCTCGGTGAAGCCCCGCATGGGCGAGTAGATGCCCGAGTTCTCCCCCCGGGTGATGAGCGTGCGGTGCACCCCCAGCTTCTCCAGCAGCCCCGAGACGTCGAACTTCCCCGCGAACACGCCGATGGAGCCCACCACCGCGTGCGGCGTGGCCCAGATCTCCTTCGCGCCAAGCGCCGCCATGTAGCCGCCGCTCGCCGCCACCCGGTCCACGAAGGCGATGACGGGCTTCTTCTTCGCCACCCGCTGCACCGCCTCCAGGATGATCTCCGAGGCCGTCGCCGATCCCCCCGGACTCGCCACGTACAGCACCACGGCCTTCACCCGGCGGTTCCGCCCCGCCGCGCGCACCGCCTTCACCACCGTGTCCGAGCCCACCCGCTGCGGCCCCGGCCCCGCCCCACTCTTCCCCGGGGTGATCACCCCCGTCAGCGGCACCACCCCCAGCAGGGGCCTCAACCGCAGCGGGCGCCAGCGCACCTCCGGCCAGACCAGCCCCGCCCGGTACATCGGCATCGGCTCCAGGCCCTCTTCCTCCTCCTCGCCGTCCTTCTCGCGCTTCTTCCCGAGCCGCTCGGGCAGGTCCGCCTCGTCACACACCCCGTCGATGAGCCCCTGCGCCGCCGCGCGCTTCGCGCTGTAGGGACCCGCGTCGATCCACGCCCGGACCTCCTCCGGCGTGC
This is a stretch of genomic DNA from Archangium violaceum. It encodes these proteins:
- a CDS encoding zf-TFIIB domain-containing protein, whose protein sequence is MARPCPLCENELLRPLRVSDVEVDTCPRCHGLWFDAGELDRFPDRPPTRMFLEAARRAPSRCRKRGHLVAREQDACATCRSEPVSCPSCGSRLALVVTSACAIDVCPRCEGVWLDAGEFELLEGVTNPQARPAGESQPAAPLRCSACRRGMQPRDAFAYEGDVYCATCRPPGAIQFTVRIPSPSGRGPG
- the sppA gene encoding signal peptide peptidase SppA — encoded protein: MRLLLIPLINLLLLLRTLLGLPFRLLAARSRPAYIRFRLTGDPPYREPTRRPRLPLGLGGQGRPEPATVTSLEGFRKALALLAKDPKVKGILVELEGLEVPPAKREVLVKLLEGFRAAGKRVVAWGVSVNSLEYQVMCAADEALLSPAGRLELVGYAAEATALGEGLERLGVKAHFFRRGEYKTAPELFTHPRVSDIQRQTMEAFLDERYTELVDTVAKGRKRTPEEVRAWIDAGPYSAKRAAAQGLIDGVCDEADLPERLGKKREKDGEEEEEGLEPMPMYRAGLVWPEVRWRPLRLRPLLGVVPLTGVITPGKSGAGPGPQRVGSDTVVKAVRAAGRNRRVKAVVLYVASPGGSATASEIILEAVQRVAKKKPVIAFVDRVAASGGYMAALGAKEIWATPHAVVGSIGVFAGKFDVSGLLEKLGVHRTLITRGENSGIYSPMRGFTEHERASMEAEVEEIYQAFLEHVAKARGRTKEEIHQLAEGRVYSGTRAQGVGLVDKTGGFEEACRYAMDLAKVPAERFDLRLFGGADRRLSLLKLLMGGALTGVYAFCPTAWDLQGFGGGERFE